One genomic window of Actinoplanes lobatus includes the following:
- a CDS encoding ATP-binding response regulator yields the protein MATVMVVDDVAANRDIVRLLLGFRGHEVIEAKDGADALRLAHTHHPDVVVSDVLMPGIDGLELVHRLRADPDREAASAPVIFYTANYLEPETRPLAEACGVSQVVLRSEEPGTLLDAIESALAAGPVTVDLDTGEDFTQAHLHAVNAKLIEKVRALHDTERRFEAMAVASPVGIGIIDRHGHADYVNPRFAEILQTPMDRLLGQGWLACLDRPAQNAALELLHGAGPDTELRFTHRITRPDGEILSLRVHLRQIHDGDDGLTGGVLMVDDVTDVAQAEERLREETERRQDETRTRDAERLHALRRMAGGTAHDFNNILGAILGYVNLAIESINDGRDDGRIPADTAESLIDDLAQVVKGGERAQGLTQQLLAFGRREVNQPTALDMNALLRECETSLRAAAGPGTVLRLNLGTGLPTVKADAAQLTQVLRNLVRNSAEAMPEGGAVTITTSAQDDRAAVEVRDTGTGMDSDVLERCCEPFFSTKSTTGTVGLGLSTAHGIVSQAGGQLTIESRVGQGTTATFTLPAMAGMIPAAPPPKTAPQDPAGGETLLLVDDEEAVLQVTARILSGAGYRVLTAPDAGEALRLLERHGGEVAALVTDVVMPGMNGRQLARIAAGRRPGLCVVFVSGYADSLFDEQGNNLEPGSTILAKPFDREKLVNTVRTALGAGVSSS from the coding sequence GTGGCGACAGTGATGGTCGTCGACGACGTAGCCGCCAACCGGGACATCGTGCGCCTGCTGCTCGGCTTCCGGGGTCACGAGGTCATCGAGGCGAAGGACGGCGCCGACGCGCTCCGGCTCGCCCACACCCATCACCCCGACGTGGTCGTCTCCGACGTGCTGATGCCCGGCATCGACGGCCTGGAACTGGTCCACCGTCTGCGTGCCGACCCGGACCGGGAGGCCGCCTCCGCACCGGTCATCTTCTACACCGCCAACTACCTGGAACCGGAGACCCGGCCGCTGGCCGAGGCCTGCGGCGTGAGCCAGGTGGTGCTGCGCTCCGAAGAACCGGGCACCCTGCTCGACGCGATCGAATCCGCGCTGGCCGCCGGGCCGGTCACCGTCGACCTCGACACGGGCGAGGACTTCACCCAGGCCCATCTGCACGCGGTCAACGCCAAACTCATCGAGAAGGTACGGGCGCTGCACGACACCGAACGCCGGTTCGAGGCGATGGCGGTGGCCTCCCCCGTCGGCATCGGCATCATCGACCGGCACGGCCACGCCGACTACGTGAACCCGCGTTTCGCCGAAATCCTCCAGACCCCGATGGACCGTCTCCTCGGGCAGGGCTGGCTGGCCTGCCTGGACCGGCCCGCGCAGAACGCCGCCCTGGAACTGCTGCACGGCGCGGGTCCCGACACCGAACTGCGGTTCACCCACCGGATCACCCGGCCGGACGGCGAGATCCTCTCGCTGCGGGTGCACCTGCGGCAGATCCACGACGGGGACGACGGCCTGACCGGCGGCGTGCTGATGGTCGACGACGTCACCGACGTGGCCCAGGCCGAGGAGCGGCTGCGGGAGGAGACCGAGCGGCGGCAGGACGAGACCCGGACCCGCGACGCCGAACGCCTGCACGCCCTGCGCCGGATGGCCGGCGGCACGGCACACGACTTCAACAACATCCTCGGCGCGATCCTCGGCTACGTGAACCTCGCCATCGAGTCGATCAACGACGGCCGCGACGACGGCCGCATCCCGGCGGACACCGCGGAAAGCCTGATCGACGACCTGGCCCAGGTCGTCAAAGGCGGCGAACGCGCCCAAGGCCTCACCCAGCAACTGCTCGCCTTCGGCCGCCGCGAGGTCAACCAGCCCACCGCCCTCGACATGAACGCGCTGCTGCGCGAATGCGAGACGTCACTGCGGGCCGCCGCCGGACCGGGCACCGTCCTGCGGCTGAACCTCGGCACCGGACTGCCCACCGTCAAAGCCGACGCGGCACAGCTCACCCAGGTCCTGCGCAACCTGGTCCGCAACAGCGCCGAAGCGATGCCGGAGGGCGGCGCCGTCACGATCACCACGTCGGCGCAGGACGACCGGGCGGCGGTCGAGGTCCGCGACACCGGCACCGGCATGGACTCCGACGTCCTCGAACGCTGCTGCGAGCCGTTCTTCAGCACCAAGTCGACCACCGGCACGGTCGGGCTGGGCCTGTCCACGGCGCACGGCATCGTCAGCCAGGCCGGCGGCCAGCTCACCATCGAATCCCGGGTCGGGCAGGGCACCACCGCCACCTTCACCCTGCCCGCCATGGCCGGCATGATCCCGGCGGCCCCGCCGCCGAAGACCGCACCGCAGGATCCGGCCGGCGGCGAGACGCTGCTGCTGGTCGACGACGAGGAGGCGGTGCTCCAGGTGACCGCCCGGATCCTCAGCGGCGCCGGATACCGGGTGCTCACCGCGCCCGACGCCGGCGAGGCACTGCGCCTGCTGGAACGGCACGGCGGCGAGGTGGCGGCCCTGGTCACCGACGTGGTGATGCCCGGCATGAACGGCCGCCAACTGGCCCGCATCGCCGCCGGACGACGGCCCGGCCTCTGCGTCGTCTTCGTCTCCGGGTACGCCGACTCGCTCTTCGACGAGCAGGGCAACAACCTGGAGCCGGGCTCGACGATCCTGGCCAAGCCATTCGACCGGGAGAAGCTGGTCAACACCGTACGCACCGCCCTGGGCGCCGGCGTCAGCTCTT
- a CDS encoding PAS domain S-box protein has protein sequence MLKPIRIFGGTAVLGRAVSLVAAGAATAWGLTRAARRLRRRLDRYHYLAEILNQTGTPAFVKGLTGRYRLTSAAYDRLQGIPYGGATGRYDREVHPPARLGEFRRRDRAALAADGPVAFEDMIPDAGRMRRFVTTLYALRDHHDQPYAIFGVSAEVTDLTVTEAGRLTQAHENAQLAAIVEASQDAIVSKFPDGTIKTWNPGAERLYGYTAEEMIGSDMNRLLPPDRLGEERELLARVLSGQALTRFETRRRRKDGAVIEVSLSMAPMRDADGAVIGASTVAHDITARVLAEQRRRVEREQLEMIMQAASDPFFTMDAAGEITEWNRQAEHVFGWRREEILGRDLTGTILPERYHMALLRLLGGRLEWLLDRPTEMAARHRDGHEIPVELTMWCIRHDHSPHYHGFVRDITARRQTEQALAEARDQAIEAARLKSQFLASMSHEIRTPMNGVIGLTSLLLGSPLDERQRRYAEGIGAAGSALLAVINDILDFSKLEAGKVLLEDANFQVARLIAEVVALVAPPDTQKAVTVSADCHPELPATVCGDPGKLRQVLLNLAGNAVKFTPRGRVEITAALDRTNVAGPDAVPIRFEVRDTGIGIEALARERLFEAFTQADASTTRRFGGTGLGLAISRDLVELMGGRIGVESVPGEGSTFWFTVTLRTAREGLDLVDRHSLDGLRVLIVDPDEDDRTVLTEQLSAWSMDTTGVRDEDAATRALAEAATAGRPFDLIITDVESTPVERLVPAGCPVPKTVLLAADPGHLPSEPDQRVSGVFAKPLRQAQLFDALAGVLSEADGDGVVGTVAANPPGRGHLLVVEDNEINRTVALGILANLGYTADVAVNGREAVDRALNRDYQAVFMDCLMPEMDGYQATEEIRRREPSGRHVPIIALTASALAEDRARCLAAGMDEHLAKPLIPADVARVLEHWSQPAPPDFAEVTAEIERRLDHLRGPDPAATAGALAGLLAALSAKIPEHLDRIEHALAFEDPGTTRTEAHQLMGVLANLGAGPATTACGRIESAARAGDLHAAVVAFTAARPLILTVRDAADQIRRRPLPTRSRRSA, from the coding sequence ATGCTGAAACCGATTCGGATCTTCGGGGGTACTGCCGTGCTGGGGAGGGCCGTCTCTCTGGTGGCCGCCGGAGCGGCCACGGCCTGGGGTCTGACGAGGGCCGCCCGTCGGCTCCGGCGCCGCCTGGACCGCTACCACTACCTCGCCGAGATCCTGAACCAGACCGGCACACCGGCGTTCGTGAAGGGCCTCACCGGGCGCTACCGGCTGACCAGCGCCGCCTACGACCGGCTCCAGGGCATCCCGTACGGCGGCGCCACCGGCCGCTACGACCGCGAGGTGCACCCGCCCGCCCGGCTCGGGGAGTTCCGCCGCCGGGACCGGGCCGCCCTCGCCGCGGACGGCCCGGTCGCTTTCGAGGACATGATTCCCGACGCCGGCCGGATGCGCCGGTTCGTCACCACCCTGTACGCGCTCCGCGATCACCACGACCAGCCGTACGCGATCTTCGGGGTGAGCGCCGAGGTGACCGACCTGACGGTGACCGAGGCCGGCCGCCTCACGCAGGCGCACGAGAACGCTCAGCTCGCCGCGATCGTCGAGGCCTCGCAGGACGCGATCGTCAGCAAGTTCCCGGACGGCACGATCAAGACCTGGAACCCGGGCGCCGAGAGGCTCTACGGCTACACCGCCGAGGAGATGATCGGCAGCGACATGAACCGCCTGCTCCCGCCGGACCGGCTCGGCGAGGAGCGGGAGCTGCTCGCCCGGGTGCTCAGCGGCCAGGCCCTGACCCGGTTCGAGACGCGCCGCCGGCGCAAGGACGGCGCCGTCATCGAGGTGTCGCTGAGCATGGCGCCGATGCGCGACGCCGACGGCGCGGTGATCGGCGCCTCGACCGTGGCACACGACATCACCGCGCGGGTCCTGGCCGAGCAGCGCCGCCGGGTGGAACGCGAACAGCTCGAAATGATCATGCAGGCGGCCAGCGACCCGTTCTTCACGATGGACGCGGCCGGCGAGATCACCGAGTGGAACCGGCAGGCCGAGCACGTCTTCGGCTGGCGGCGTGAGGAGATCCTGGGCCGGGACCTGACCGGCACGATCCTGCCGGAGCGGTACCACATGGCGCTGCTGCGGCTGCTGGGCGGCCGCCTCGAATGGCTGCTGGACCGGCCGACCGAGATGGCCGCGCGGCACCGGGACGGTCACGAGATCCCGGTCGAGCTGACCATGTGGTGCATCCGGCACGACCACAGCCCGCACTACCACGGCTTCGTCCGGGACATCACGGCCCGCCGGCAGACCGAACAGGCCCTCGCCGAAGCCCGCGACCAGGCCATCGAGGCGGCCCGGCTCAAGTCGCAGTTCCTCGCCTCGATGAGCCACGAGATCCGTACGCCGATGAACGGTGTGATCGGCCTGACCAGCCTGCTGCTCGGCTCCCCGCTGGACGAACGGCAGCGCCGGTACGCCGAGGGCATCGGCGCCGCCGGATCGGCCCTGCTCGCGGTGATCAACGACATCCTCGACTTCTCCAAGCTGGAAGCCGGCAAGGTGCTGCTGGAGGACGCCAACTTCCAGGTGGCCCGGCTGATCGCCGAGGTGGTGGCGCTGGTCGCCCCGCCGGACACCCAGAAGGCCGTCACCGTCAGCGCCGACTGCCACCCGGAGCTGCCCGCCACCGTCTGCGGCGACCCCGGCAAGCTGCGCCAGGTGCTGCTCAACCTGGCCGGGAACGCGGTCAAGTTCACCCCGCGCGGCCGGGTGGAGATCACCGCGGCGCTGGACCGCACGAACGTCGCCGGCCCGGACGCCGTACCGATCCGGTTCGAGGTGCGTGACACCGGCATCGGCATTGAGGCGCTGGCGCGGGAGCGGCTGTTCGAGGCGTTCACCCAGGCCGACGCGAGCACCACCCGGCGGTTCGGCGGCACCGGCCTGGGCCTGGCCATCAGCCGCGACCTGGTCGAGCTGATGGGCGGCCGGATCGGCGTGGAGAGCGTGCCGGGGGAGGGCAGCACCTTCTGGTTCACGGTCACCCTGCGGACCGCCCGGGAGGGCCTGGACCTGGTCGACCGGCACAGCCTGGACGGGCTGCGGGTACTCATCGTGGACCCCGACGAGGACGACCGGACCGTCCTCACGGAGCAGCTCAGCGCCTGGTCGATGGATACGACCGGGGTCCGCGACGAGGACGCCGCCACCCGGGCGCTGGCCGAGGCGGCCACCGCGGGACGCCCCTTCGACCTGATCATCACCGACGTCGAGAGCACCCCGGTGGAGCGGCTGGTGCCGGCCGGCTGCCCGGTGCCGAAGACCGTCCTGCTCGCCGCCGACCCCGGTCACCTGCCCAGCGAGCCGGACCAGCGGGTGTCCGGGGTCTTCGCCAAACCGCTGCGGCAGGCACAGCTGTTCGACGCGCTCGCCGGGGTGCTGAGCGAGGCCGACGGCGACGGCGTGGTGGGCACGGTCGCGGCGAATCCGCCGGGCCGCGGTCACCTGCTGGTGGTCGAGGACAACGAGATCAACCGTACGGTCGCGCTGGGCATCCTGGCGAACCTCGGCTACACGGCCGACGTGGCGGTCAACGGCCGGGAGGCGGTGGACCGCGCCCTGAACCGTGACTACCAGGCCGTCTTCATGGACTGCCTGATGCCGGAGATGGACGGCTACCAGGCGACCGAGGAGATCCGCCGTCGTGAGCCGTCCGGCCGGCACGTGCCGATCATCGCGCTCACCGCCAGCGCCCTGGCCGAGGACCGGGCCCGCTGCCTGGCCGCCGGCATGGACGAGCACCTGGCCAAGCCACTCATCCCGGCGGACGTGGCCCGGGTGCTGGAACACTGGTCACAGCCGGCCCCGCCGGACTTCGCCGAGGTGACGGCGGAGATCGAACGGCGGCTGGACCACCTGCGCGGACCCGACCCGGCGGCCACCGCCGGCGCGCTGGCCGGACTCCTCGCCGCCCTCTCGGCGAAGATCCCGGAACACCTGGACCGGATCGAGCACGCCCTCGCCTTCGAGGATCCGGGCACCACCCGTACCGAGGCCCACCAGCTCATGGGGGTGCTGGCGAACCTCGGCGCGGGCCCGGCGACGACCGCCTGCGGCCGGATCGAGTCGGCGGCCCGCGCCGGTGACCTGCACGCCGCCGTGGTCGCCTTCACCGCGGCCCGCCCACTGATCCTGACGGTCCGCGACGCCGCCGATCAGATCCGGCGGCGCCCGCTGCCGACGCGCTCCCGGCGGTCGGCGTAG
- a CDS encoding TerC/Alx family metal homeostasis membrane protein: MLDLPSIASPQLWAISVAVLLGLLIADFAITHRPHDVGMREAVGWSLFYLALPAAFGVLLWQVYGRRPAVEFFTGYVVEKSLSVDNLFVFMLLLAAFAVPPRLAQRVLLYGIAGALVLRAVFIAAGAVVLRSGAWAFLLFGAVLLATAVKVFREAMRHEQYRVDIEHMRSVRLMRRLMPVTGDYHGGRLTVVERGRRALTPLALVVVAVFMTDLVFAVDSVPAVYGVTEDPYLVFATNAFALLGLRALYFVLHNVLDRLRHLNYGLAVILAFIGVKLVLHWAHGAWPGVPDIPTDASLAVIGLTLATVTVTSLYADRRERVGSGRRRI; this comes from the coding sequence GTGCTCGATCTTCCGTCCATCGCGTCTCCGCAGCTCTGGGCGATCAGCGTCGCCGTTCTGCTGGGCCTGCTCATCGCCGATTTCGCGATCACCCATCGCCCCCACGACGTGGGGATGCGCGAGGCGGTCGGCTGGTCACTCTTCTATCTCGCGCTTCCGGCCGCGTTCGGGGTCCTTCTCTGGCAGGTGTACGGACGACGCCCGGCCGTGGAGTTCTTCACCGGTTACGTGGTGGAGAAGTCGCTGTCGGTCGACAACCTGTTCGTCTTCATGCTGCTGCTGGCGGCGTTCGCGGTGCCTCCGCGGCTGGCGCAGCGGGTGCTGCTGTACGGGATCGCCGGCGCCCTGGTGCTGCGGGCCGTCTTCATCGCGGCCGGCGCGGTCGTGCTGCGCAGCGGGGCGTGGGCGTTCCTGCTGTTCGGGGCGGTGCTGCTGGCGACCGCGGTGAAGGTGTTCCGGGAGGCGATGCGCCACGAGCAGTACCGGGTCGACATCGAGCACATGCGCAGCGTGCGGCTGATGCGACGGCTCATGCCGGTGACCGGCGACTATCACGGCGGCCGGCTGACCGTGGTGGAGCGGGGCCGGCGCGCGCTCACCCCGCTGGCGCTCGTGGTGGTGGCCGTCTTCATGACCGATCTGGTCTTCGCGGTCGATTCGGTGCCGGCCGTCTACGGCGTGACCGAGGACCCGTACCTGGTGTTCGCGACGAACGCGTTCGCCCTGCTCGGCCTGCGGGCGCTGTATTTCGTGCTGCACAACGTCCTGGACCGGCTGCGGCACCTCAACTACGGGCTCGCGGTCATCCTCGCCTTCATCGGCGTGAAGCTGGTGCTGCACTGGGCGCACGGTGCCTGGCCGGGCGTACCGGACATCCCGACCGACGCGTCGCTCGCCGTCATCGGCCTGACCCTGGCCACCGTGACGGTGACCAGCCTCTACGCCGACCGCCGGGAGCGCGTCGGCAGCGGGCGCCGCCGGATCTGA